The Oncorhynchus gorbuscha isolate QuinsamMale2020 ecotype Even-year linkage group LG08, OgorEven_v1.0, whole genome shotgun sequence DNA window gagacacatgctatctggatccatgttaaaccaacgtctaacccaaccctgagaaacaagctatctgaatccatgttaaaccaacgtctaacccaaccctgagacacatgctatctgaatccatgttaaaccgtctaacccaaccctgagacacatgctatctggatccatgttaaaccaacgtctatcccaaccctgagacacatactatctggatccatgttaaaccaacgtctaacccaaccctgagacacatgttatctgaatccatgttaaaccgtctaacccaaccctgagacacatgctatctggatccatgttaaaccaacgtctatcccaaccctgagacacatactatctggatccatgttaaaccaacgtctatcccaaccctgagacacatgctatctggatccatgttaaaccttctaacccaaccctgagacacatgttatctgaatccatgttaaaccaaccgctaacccaaccctgagacacatgctatctggatccatgttaaaccaacgtctaacccaaccctgagaaacaagctatctgaatccatgttaaaccaacgtctaacccaaccctgagacacatgctatctgaatccatgttaaacaaacatctaacccaaccctgagacacatgctatctgaatccatgttaaaacgTCTAACCCATGTTAAAACGTCTAACCCAacactgagacacatgctatctggatccatgttaaaccaacgtctaacccaaccctgagaaacaagctatctgaatccatgttaaaccaacgtctaacccaaccctgagacacatgctatctgaatccatgttaaaccaacgtctaacccaaccctgagacacaagcTATCTGGATTCATGTTAAACCAAccgctaacccaaccctgagacacatgctatctgaatccatgttaaaccaacgtctaacccaaccctgagacacatgctatctgaatccatgttaaaccgtctaacccaaccctgagacacatgctatctgattccatgttaaaccaaccgctaacccaaccctgagacacatgctatctgaatccatgttaaaacgTCTAACCCATGTTAAAACGTCTAACCCAacactgagacacatgctatctggatccatgttaaaccaacgtctaacccaaccctgagaaacaagctatctgaatccatgttaaaccaacgtctaacccaaccctgagacacatgctatctgaatccatgttaaaccgtctaacccaaccctgagacacatgttatctgaatccatgttaaaccgtctaacccaaccctgagacacatgctatctggatccatgttaaaccaacgtctatcccaaccctgagacacatactatctggatccatgttaaaccaacgtctaacccaaccctgagacacatgctatctggatccatgttaaaccttctaacccaaccctgagacacatgttatctgaatccatgttaaaccaaccgctaacccaaccctgagacacatgctatctggatccatgttaaacaaacatctaacccaaccctgagacacatgctatctgaatccatgttaaaccaacatctaacccaaccctgagaaacATGtaatctgaatccatgttaaaccaacgtctaccccaaccctgagacacatgctatctggatccatgttaaaccttCTAACCCAATCCCGAGtcacatgctatctggatccatgttaaaccttCTAACCCAACCCCGAGtcacatgctatctggatccatgttaaaccaacgtctaacccaaccctgagacacatgctatctgaatccatgttaaacagtctaacccaaccctgagacacatgctatctggatccatgttaaaccgtctaacccaaccctgagacacatgctatctgaatccatgttaaaccgtctaacccaaccctgagacacatgctatctgaatccatgttaaaccgtctaacccaaccctgagacacatgctatttgaatccatgttaaaccaacgtctaacccaaccctgagacacatgctatctgaatccatgttaaaccttctaacccaaccctgagacacatgctatctgaatccatgttaaaccaacgtctatcccaaccctgagacacatactatctggatccatgttaaaccaaagtctaacccaaccctgagacacatctgagacacatgctatctgaatccatgttaaaccaacgtctatcccaaccctgagacacatactatctggatccatgttaaaccaaagtctaacccaaccctgagacacatctgagacacatgctatctgaatccatgttaaaccaacgtctaacccaaccctgagacacatgctatctggatccatgttaaaccgtctaacccaaccctgagacacatgttatctgaatccatgttaaaccgtctaacccaaccctgagacacatgctatctgattccatgttaaaccaaccgctaacccaaccctgagacacatgctatctgaatccatgttaaaacgTCTAACCCATGTTAAAACGTCTAACCCAacactgagacacatgctatctggatccatgttaaaccaacgtaaacccaaccctgagaaacaagctatctgaatccatgttaaaccaacgtctaacccaaccctgagacacatgctatctgaatccatgttaaaccgtctaacccaaccctgagacacatgctatctgattccatgttaaaccaaccgctaacccaaccctgagacacatgctatctgaatccatgttaaaacgTCTAACCCATGTTAAAACGTCTAACCCAacactgagacacatgctatctggatccatgttaaaccaacgtctaacccaaccctgagaaacaagctatctgaatccatgttaaaccaacgtctaacccaaccctgagacacatgctatctgaatccatgttaaaccgtctaacccaaccctgagacacatgttatctgaatccatgttaaaccgtctaacccaaccctgagacacatgctatctggatccatgttaaaccaacgtctatcccaaccctgagacacatactatctggatccatgttaaaccaacgtctatcccaaccctgagacacatgctatctggatccatgttaaaccttctaacccaaccctgagacacatgttatctgaatccatgttaaaccaaccgctaacccaaccctgagacacatgctatctggatccatgttaaaccaacgtctaacccaaccctgagaaacaagctatctgaatccatgttaaaccaacgtctaacccaaccctgagacacatgctatctgaatccatgttaaacaaacatctaacccaaccctgagacacatgttatctgaatccatgttaaaccaacgtctaacccaaccctgagaaacaagctatctgaatccatgttaaaccaacgtctaacccaaccctgagaaacATGtaatctgaatccatgttaaaccaacgtctaccccaaccctgagacacatgctatctggatccatgttaaaccttCTAACCCAACCCCGAGtcacatgctatctggatccatgttaaaccaacgtctaacccaaccctgagacacatgctatctgaatccatgttaaacagtctaacccaaccctgagacacatgctatctggatccatgttaaaccgtctaacccaaccctgagacacatgctatctgaatccatgttaaaccgtctaacccaaccctgagacacatgctatctgaatccatgttaaaccgtctaacccaaccctgagacacatgctatttgaatccatgttaaaccaacgtctaacccaaccctgagacacatgttatctgaatccatgttaaaccaacgtctaacccaaccctgagacacatactatctggatccatgttaaaccaaagtctaacccaaccctgagacacatctgagacacatgctatctgaatccatgttaaaccaacgtctaacccaaccctgagacacatgctatctggatccatgttaaaccgtctaacccaaccctgagacacatgttatctgaatccatgttaaaccgtctaacccaaccctgagacacatgctatctggatccatgttaaaccaacgtctatcccaaccctgagacacatactATCTGGATcaatgttaaaccaacgtctaacccaaccctgagacacatgctatctggatcaTGTTAAAccttctaacccaaccctgagacacatgctatctgaatccatgttaaaccaacgtctaacccaaccctgagacacatgctatctgaatccatgttaaaacgtctaacccaacactgagacacatgctatctggatccatgttaaaccaacgtctaacccaaccctgagaaacaagctatctgaatccatgttaaaccaacgtctaacccaaccctgagaaacatgctatctgaatccatgttaaaacgTCTAACCCATGTTAAAACATCTAACCCAacactgagacacatgctatctggatccatgttaaaccaacgtctatcccaaccctgagacacatactatctggatccatgttaaaccaacgtctaacccaaccctgagacacatgctatctggatccatgttaaaccttctaacccaaccctgagacacatgttatctgaatccatgttaaaccaaccgctaacccaaccctgagacacatgctatctggatccatgttaaaccaacgtctaacccaaccctgagaaacaagctatctgaatccatgttaaaccaacgtctaacccaaccctgagacacatgctatctgaatccatgttaaacaaacatctaacccaaccctgagacacatgctatctggatccatgttaaaccaaagtctaacccaaccctgagacacatctgagacacatgctatctgaatccatgttaaaccaacgtctaacccaaccctgagacacatgctatctggatccatgttaaaccttctaacccaaccctgagacacatgctatctggatccatgttaaaccttCTAACCCAACCCCGAGtcacatgctatctggatccatgttaaaccttCTAACCCAACCCCGAGtcacatgctatctggatccatgttaaaccaacgtctatcccaaccctgagacacatgctatctggatccatgttaaaccgtctaacccaaccctgagacacatgctatctgaatccatgttaaaccaacatctaacccaaccctgagacacatgctatccgAATCCATGTtaacaccatccatccatccatcagacAAATCTTCAAATGGGTTTATTGACAACATACGTGAAGGAAGGAATCAACCCTACTGTTTTACTAATGGTAACAGTGTTTTGGTATGGAATACTGAATAACCTGTAAAACAGATTAATCTAAACAGGATGTGGTATGGAATACTGAATAACCTGTAAAACAGATTAATCTAAACAGGATGTGGTATGAATACTGAATAACCTATATGGTGGTCTCTTCCCTctgacatttttttaaagaaagaaaaGTACATATATAATTGTATAAATGTTAATTTAGGAAAATGTTCTAAAACAAAAAGGTAGAAAAAAAACATATCTATATTCTCAAATACATGAATTAAcacttaatattttttttatatcttTGGCATAATTGTTTAGTAAAAAGGCAAGCATAGAATTACTTTTTACATGGTGAATATCTATATCTATGATAAAAATAATTATTCTGAACAACTGCAGGGTTGCAGAATTACTTTTTACATGGTGAATATCTATGATACAAATCATTATTCTGAACAACTGCAGGGTTGCAGGTGATTGGATTTCTGGTGTCTGTTTAAATGTATTCCTGATTTCTGATTGGTTGTGGAATGTACATGACAAGTCCTTGCTGTGTGATTGGTTGGCCCAGTGGTAACTATCTGGTGATTGGCTGCTTGGCATAGAGGAAGATGGCGCTGAATGTTGATAGGATGTCTCTGGACTCTGTGGTGGCCAGCTGCCCTGCGGTCCGGACCAGAGCTACGTGGTCCCCTTGCCTCAGAGACAGGATCAGGCTGAATGAGACAGAGCCTCCACAGGGACAACTGTCCTGGGCCACTGTCCCTGCTCCAGATGCGGAGCTCATCAGCCTATGGACACTACGGTTGGAGACAGACAAAACAGCCTCCAGTCCCTTCCCCTGCCGAGCCATCAGAACTCCTGAGATCAGGTAACGCCCTTCCATCGGTATCGTGAAGAtacctggagagagggagggaaaatatTATattagtctgtgtctgtgttttgaaAACCATCCCTAGGTAACCCTAGTAACATAACCCAAACCCAGGTCAACAGTGAACACTGCCTGActtagtcgtggccaaaagttttgagaatgacacaaatattaattttaacaaagtctgctgcctcagactgcatgatggcaatttgcatatactccagaatgttatgaagagtgatcagataaattgcaaagtccctctttgcaatgaaaatgaactgaatcccaaaaaacatttccactgcatttcaggcctgccacaaaaggaccagctgacatcatgtcagtgattctctcgttaacacaggtgtgagtgttgacgaggacaaggctggagatcactctgtcatgctgattgagtttgaataagacactggaagcttcaaaaggagggtggtgcttggaatcattgttcttcctctgtcaacattttacattacattttacatttaagtcatttatttagcagacgctcttatccagagcgacttacaaattggtgcattcaccttatgacatcgagtggaacagtcactttacaatagtgcatctaaatcttaaaggggggtgagagggattacttatcctatcctaggtattccttaaagaggtggggttttaggtgtctccggaaggtggtgattgactccgctgtcctggcgtcgtgagggagtttgttccaccattggggggccagagcagcgaacagttttgactgggctgagcgggagctgtacttcctcagtggtagggaggcgagcaggccagaggtggatgaacgcagtgcccttgtttgggtgtagggcctgatcagagcctggaggtactgaggtgccgttcccctcacagctccgtaggcaagcaccatggtcttgtagcggatgcgagcttcaactggaagccagtggagagaacggaggagcggggtgacgtgagagaacttgggaaggttgaacaccagacgggctgcggcgttctggatgagttgaaggggtttaatggcacaggtagggagcccagccaacagcgagttgcagcaatccagacgggagatgacaagtgcctggattaggacctgcgccgcttcctgtgtgaggcagggtcgtactctgcggatgttgtagagcatgaacctacaggaacgggccaccgccttgatgttggttgagaacgacagggtgttgtccaggatcatgccaaggttcttagcgctctgggaggaggacacaatggagttgtcaaccgtgatggcgagatcatggaacgggcagtccttccccgggaggaagagcagctccgtcttgccgaggttcagcttgaggtggtgatccgtcatccacactgatatgtctgccagacatgcagtgatgcgattcgccacctggtcatcagaagggggaaaggagaagattaattgtgtgtcgtctgcatagcaatgataggagagaccatgtgaggttatgacagagccaagtgacttggtgtatagcgagaataggagagggcctagaacagagccctgttacctgcaaggaaacacatggttacctgcaaggaaacacatgccgacatcattgctttgcacaaaaagggcttcacaggcaaggattgtacctaaatcaaccatttatcgggccatcaagaacttcaaggagagcggttcaattgttgtgaaggcagcttcagggcgcccaagaaagtccagcaaacgccaggaccgtctcctaaagttgattcagctgtgggatcagggcaccaccagtacagagcttgcgcaggaatggcagcaggcaggtgtgagtgcatctgcactcacagtgaggcaaatacttttggaggatggcctggtgtcaagaagggcagcaaagaagtcacttctctccaggaaaaacatcagggacagactgatattctgcaaaaggtacagggattggactgctgaggactggggtaaagtcattttctctgatgaatcccctttccgattgtttggggcatccggaaaaaagcttgtcctgagaagacaaggtgagcgctaccatcagtaaagtatcctgagaccattcatgtgtggggttgctcgtcagccaagggagtgggctcactcacaattttgcctatgaacacagccatgaataaagaatggtaccaacacatcctccgagagcaacttctcccaaccatccaggaacagtttggtgacgatatatattttgggtccatggccaggaaactccccagaccttaatcccattgagaacttgtggtcattcctaaagaggagggtggacaaacaaaaacccacaaattctgacaaacaagatgtggcccagaaggtaattgacagcatgccagagcGGATTGCAGAGgacttgaaaaagaagggtcaacactgcagatattgactctttgcatcatcTTCATGTAATTgttaataaaagcctttgacacttatgaaatgctggTAATTATACTTACATTTCCcacagtaacatctgacaaaaatacctaaagacactgaggcagcagactttgtgaaaattaatatttgtgtcattctcaaaacttttggccacgactgtataccaCTCCTGGGACCTGACTGTGTCAACTAAAAAGTCTACACATGAATGGCCGGATTGACATAATTACAaccacacccaacacacacactgacaaatacctgtctgtctgtctgtctggctgtctgaatCTCTGGCTGTCTgaatctctgcctgtctgtctgtatctctgcctgtctgtctgtatctctgcctgtctgtctgtatctctgcctgtctgtctgtatctctgcctgtctgtctgtatctctgcctgtctgtctgtatctctgcctgtctgtctgtatctctgcctgtctgtctgtatctctgcctgtctgtctgtctgtatctctgcctgtctgtctgtctgtatctctgcctgtctgtctgtctgtatctctgcctgtctgtctgtctgtatctctgcctgtctgtctgtctgtatctctgcctgtctgtctgtctgtatctctgcctgtctgtctgtctgtatctctgcctgtctgtctgtctgtatctctgcctgtctgtctgtctgtatctctgcctgtctgtctgcctgtatctgtctgtatctctgcctgtctgtctgtctctctgcctgtctgtctgtctgtatctctgcctgtctgtctgtctgtatctctgcctgtctgtctgtctgtatctctgcctgtctgtctgtctgtatctctgcctgtctgtctgtctgtatctctgctgtctgtctgtctgtatctctgcctgtctgtctgtctgtatctctgcctgtctgtctgtatctctgcctgtctgtctgtatctgcctgtctgtctgtatctctgcctgtctgtctgtctgcctgtctgtctgtatctctgcctgtctgtctgtatctctgcctgtctgtctgtctgtgtctgtctgtatctctgcctgtctgtctgtatctctgcctgtctgtctgtatctc harbors:
- the LOC124041064 gene encoding EMILIN-2-like, whose translation is MEGRYLISGVLMARQGKGLEAVLSVSNRSVHRLMSSASGAGTVAQDSCPCGGSVSFSLILSLRQGDHVALVRTAGQLATTESRDILSTFSAIFLYAKQPITR